The following proteins come from a genomic window of Triticum aestivum cultivar Chinese Spring chromosome 6A, IWGSC CS RefSeq v2.1, whole genome shotgun sequence:
- the LOC123128783 gene encoding uncharacterized protein has translation MGLCASMLRRRAKQRHPEPRRGTPTALFVVRGEGDRRPEALVLRVQDSGRPQLQKPPANVAPRRQERCSRQQAADAPDRTVRAQAQPPRLVSASTRSTAGIEPGAPLSTRKTATAGRGDPVMQGRYGTPSMAPPTTTASPLIVPGTPASAAMTPGRPVWQRRILMGMRCELPRFSGLLLYDEHGRPMHIATAGRRNHRQGKKKTATARTPSTTTLRDLL, from the exons ATGGGGCTGTGCGCGTCGATGCTGCGACGGAGGGCCAAGCAGCGGCACCCGGAGCCGAGGCGCGGCACGCCGACGGCGCTGTTCGTCGTCAGGGGCGAGGGCGACCGCCGGCCGGAGGCGCTCGTGCTCCGGGTGCAGGACTCCGGCCGACCGCAGCTCCAGAAACCACCTGCTAATGTGGCACCCAGAAGGCAGGAGAGATGCAGCCGGCAGCAAGCCGCGGACGCGCCGGACAGGACGGTCCGTGCTCAGGCTCAGCCTCCTCGGTTGGTTAGTGCCAGTACCAGAAGCACCGCCGGGATCGAGCCGGGTGCGCCGCTGTCCACGCGCAAGACGGCGACGGCCGGCCGAGGGGACCCGGTGATGCAGGGGCGGTACGGGACGCCGTCGATGGCACCACCGACGACAACGGCCTCGCCGCTGATAGTGCCCGGGacgccggcgtcggcggcgatgacGCCGGGGCGGCCGGTGTGGCAGAGGAGGATACTGATGGGGATGCGGTGCGAGCTGCCGCGGTTCAGCGGCCTCCTGCTCTACGACGAGCACGGCCGGCCGATGCACATCGCCACCGCGGGCCGAAGGAACCACCGCCAG GGGAAGAAGAAGACTGCCACTGCCAGGACACCTTCCACGACAACTCTCAGGGACCTCCTATAG